The Chloroflexota bacterium nucleotide sequence ATGGTGATGCCTGGGGACAACGTGAACATGAAAGTGCGCTTGATCGTCCCCGTGGCTTTGGAGCAGGGCTCGCGGTTCGCCATCCGTGAGGGTGGGCGCACTGTGGGCGCTGGTGTGATCACGAAGATCGTCGAGTAGTTCGTATTCTGTGCTCTGTG carries:
- the tuf gene encoding elongation factor Tu (EF-Tu; promotes GTP-dependent binding of aminoacyl-tRNA to the A-site of ribosomes during protein biosynthesis; when the tRNA anticodon matches the mRNA codon, GTP hydrolysis results; the inactive EF-Tu-GDP leaves the ribosome and release of GDP is promoted by elongation factor Ts; many prokaryotes have two copies of the gene encoding EF-Tu), which gives rise to MVMPGDNVNMKVRLIVPVALEQGSRFAIREGGRTVGAGVITKIVE